A part of Tigriopus californicus strain San Diego chromosome 10, Tcal_SD_v2.1, whole genome shotgun sequence genomic DNA contains:
- the LOC131889647 gene encoding L-aminoadipate-semialdehyde dehydrogenase-phosphopantetheinyl transferase-like encodes MSSINIPVISLRWAFHVARWQPSPLQWRRACAGLDPEEVERISQFQYQSDAKASLVGQIMFRRAAWDSLHGLFQDIHCLRSPKGKPQVVCDGVIPLWFDANVAHQGDWVVLAAEFVNPQDQVRVGVDVMRLNDQRGDINRFFHLMKRKFTPLEWVMIRNPKDSQCCSAEEQLRMFYRYWALKESFVKADGLGLGWNLQKIQFHITSPLPSCDSLHPVQDTCVQVLGAADETSKWTFQELILKDGQHCMSVAIKNDNTRNVSSTITRYVEDFEDLIPVEFEDELSEETWDDNWKKFCQMQVNKDV; translated from the exons ATGAGCTCCATCAATATCCCTGTGATCTCTTTGCGATGGGCCTTTCATGTGGCTCGTTGGCAGCCTAGTCCGCTCCAATGGCGACGAGCTTGTGCGGGGCTGGATCCCGAAGAAGTGGAGAGAATCTCCCAATTTCAGTATCAATCCGATGCCAAGGCTTCGCTGGTAGGTCAGATCATGTTCCGGAGGGCGGCTTGGGACTCCCTTCATGGCCTATTTCAAGACATTCATTGCCTTCGCTCGCCCAAGGGCAAGCCCCAAGTGGTTTGCGACGGGGTGATCCCGCTTTGGTTCGATGCCAATGTGGCCCATCAAGGAGATTGGGTGGTGCTAGCGGCAGAATTCGTCAACCCCCAAG ATCAAGTTCGAGTGGGTGTGGATGTGATGCGGTTGAACGATCAGAGGGGCGACATTAATCGGTTCTTCCATTTGATGAAACGAAAATTTACCCCCCTTGAGTGGGTCATGATCCGGAATCCCAAAGATTCCCAATGCTGCTCAGCCGAAGAGCAACTCCGAATGTTCTATCGATATTGGGCCTTAAAAGAAAGCTTCGTGAAGGCAGATGGCTTGGGACTTGGTTGGAATCTTCAGAAGATCCAGTTTCAC ATCACCTCGCCATTACCATCTTGCGATTCTCTACATCCAGTGCAAGATACTTGTGTGCAGGTTCTGGGCGCAGCCGATGAAACCTCGAAATGGACTTTCCAAGAACTAATCCTTAAAGACGGACAACATTGCATGTCTGTGGCTATAAAGAATGATAATACACGTAACGTCTCGTCGACCATCACTCGATATGTTGAGGATTTTGAAGATCTCATTCCTGTCGAGTTTGAAGACGAGCTGAGTGAAGAAACGTGGGATGacaattggaaaaagtttTGCCAGATGCAAGTAAATAAAGACGTTTAA
- the LOC131889648 gene encoding rab-like protein 3, whose amino-acid sequence MSTTTLDRVRILVLGDSGVGKSSLVHLMAYGQPLQQISYTIGAAIEVKLHEYKEGTPTQRTFWIEFCDVGGTHAHRNVRHVFYANTHGIILVHDLSNKKSQGNLTNWLREFMDRESGNAKLRESTWEDQSGSSDHLDTIDVNIPLLVVGTKQDVASETHALPLHQKRSFIAEEYLTEEIQLNCQDERSVMAGSSASNKLCRFFDKVIDKQFYRRDVKAASERRRL is encoded by the exons ATGAGTACTACCACTTTGGACCGGGTTCGAATCTTGGTGCTGGGGGACTCGGGCGTGGGCAAATCCTCATTGGTCCACCTGATGGCCTATGGTCAGCCTTTGCAACAGATCTCTTATACGATTGGGGCCGCCATCGAGGTCAAACTCCACGAATACAAGGAAGGCACGCCCACTCAGCGCACGTTCTGGATCG AATTCTGTGATGTGGGTGGAACCCACGCTCACCGCAACGTTCGCCACGTGTTCTATGCCAACACCCACGGAATCATCCTGGTCCATGATTTGAGCAACAAGAAATCCCAAGGAAACCTCACTAATTGGCTTCGGGAGTTCATGGACCG AGAGTCCGGGAATGCCAAGCTCCGCGAATCCACTTGGGAAGACCAGAGCGGAAGCAGCGATCATCTGGACACAATCGACGTCAACATCCCTTTATTGGTGGTGGGCACCAAACAAGACGTGGCTTCCGAGACCCACGCCCTACCGCTTCATCAGAAGCGATCCTTCATCGCCGAGGAATATCTCACCGAGGAGATCCAGCTGAATTGCCAAGATGAGCGGTCCGTGATGGCCGGATCGAGTGCCTCCAACAAGTTGTGTCGTTTCTTTGACAAGGTCATCGACAAGCAATTCTATCGCCGAGACGTCAAAGCCGCCTCTGAGCGACGACGGCTCTGA